In Cytobacillus oceanisediminis, the following proteins share a genomic window:
- the rplS gene encoding 50S ribosomal protein L19 gives MQKLIEEITKEQLRTDLPSFRPGDTVRVHVSIVEGTRERVQVYEGVVIKRRGGGISETFTVRKISYGVGVERTFPVHTPKIAKLEVIRRGKVRRAKLYYLRNLRGKKARIKEIR, from the coding sequence ATCACAAAAGAACAGCTTCGTACAGACCTTCCGTCTTTCCGTCCTGGTGATACTGTACGTGTACACGTAAGTATTGTTGAGGGAACTCGTGAGCGTGTACAGGTATACGAAGGTGTTGTGATTAAGCGTCGTGGTGGTGGAATCAGCGAAACTTTCACAGTTCGTAAGATTTCTTACGGTGTAGGCGTTGAGCGTACATTCCCTGTACACACACCTAAGATTGCGAAGCTTGAAGTTATCCGCCGCGGTAAAGTCCGCCGTGCGAAACTTTACTACCTGCGTAACCTTCGCGGTAAAAAAGCTCGTATCAAAGAAATTCGATAA